Proteins from a genomic interval of Chloroflexaceae bacterium:
- the leuC gene encoding 3-isopropylmalate dehydratase large subunit — translation MSQSKTLFDKVWDAHVVRPETADTPAVLYIDLHLIHEVTSPQAFTELRRRGLRVRRPDRTLATMDHSTPTTPRNELGIIPVIDPQAIAQLDQLRANCAEFGIPLYELGSANQGIVHVIGPEQGLTQPGMTIVCGDSHTSTHGAFGALAFGIGTSEVGHVLATQCLLQYRPKTCAVRVEGRLQPGVTAKDIILAIIAKYGVGGGAGHVFEYMGEAIRALSMEERMTICNMSIEGGARAGMVAPDDTTFEYVAGRPYAPKGAAFDAAVARWRQLPSDPEARFDKEMFLDASTLAPMITYGTNPGMGMPIDAAIPTPEQMPDASSRQALDKALSYMGLTPGKPLLGHKVDVVFIGSCTNSRISDLRQVAALFKGRKVAEGVRVMVVPGSQQVKRQAEAEGLDAIFRAAGAEWREAGCSACLGMNDDKVPPGKYAISTSNRNFEGRQGPGARTLLASPLTAAATALAGVVTDPRTMLDTVANV, via the coding sequence ATGAGCCAGTCAAAGACCCTCTTCGACAAAGTGTGGGACGCCCACGTGGTGCGCCCCGAAACCGCCGATACGCCGGCGGTGCTCTACATTGATCTGCATCTCATCCACGAGGTGACCTCGCCGCAGGCGTTCACCGAGTTGCGCCGGCGCGGCCTGCGCGTGCGCCGCCCTGACCGCACCCTCGCCACCATGGACCACTCGACCCCGACGACGCCGCGGAACGAACTGGGCATTATTCCGGTCATCGATCCACAGGCCATCGCCCAGCTGGATCAACTGCGCGCCAACTGCGCCGAGTTCGGCATTCCGCTCTACGAACTGGGCAGCGCCAACCAGGGCATCGTCCACGTAATCGGCCCGGAGCAGGGATTGACCCAGCCGGGCATGACGATTGTCTGCGGCGACAGCCACACCTCCACTCACGGCGCCTTTGGCGCGCTGGCCTTCGGGATCGGCACGAGCGAAGTCGGTCATGTGCTGGCTACACAATGTTTGCTCCAGTATCGCCCGAAGACCTGCGCCGTGCGGGTGGAAGGGCGCTTACAGCCGGGGGTGACGGCCAAGGACATCATTCTGGCGATCATCGCGAAGTACGGGGTTGGCGGCGGCGCCGGGCACGTGTTTGAGTACATGGGCGAGGCCATTCGCGCCCTCTCAATGGAGGAGCGCATGACCATCTGCAACATGTCCATCGAAGGCGGCGCGCGGGCGGGGATGGTCGCTCCCGACGACACGACCTTCGAGTATGTGGCCGGGCGGCCCTACGCGCCGAAGGGCGCCGCTTTCGACGCCGCCGTGGCTCGCTGGCGCCAGTTGCCCAGCGATCCCGAGGCGCGCTTCGATAAAGAGATGTTCCTCGATGCCAGCACACTGGCCCCGATGATCACCTACGGCACCAACCCCGGCATGGGCATGCCGATTGACGCCGCCATTCCCACCCCCGAGCAAATGCCCGACGCCAGCAGTCGCCAGGCCCTCGACAAGGCCCTGAGCTACATGGGTCTGACGCCGGGCAAGCCGCTGCTGGGCCATAAAGTGGACGTGGTCTTCATCGGCAGTTGCACCAACTCGCGCATCAGCGACCTGCGGCAGGTGGCGGCGCTGTTCAAGGGCCGCAAGGTGGCCGAAGGCGTGCGGGTGATGGTGGTGCCGGGCAGCCAGCAGGTGAAGCGGCAGGCGGAGGCCGAGGGGTTGGACGCGATCTTCCGCGCCGCGGGCGCCGAATGGCGCGAGGCGGGGTGCTCGGCCTGCCTGGGGATGAACGACGACAAGGTGCCGCCTGGCAAGTATGCCATCTCGACCAGCAATCGCAACTTCGAGGGTCGCCAGGGGCCAGGCGCGCGCACCCTGCTCGCCAGCCCGCTCACCGCGGCTGCGACGGCTCTCGCCGGCGTGGTCACTGATCCGCGCACGATGCTGGATACTGTCGCCAACGTCTGA